The following nucleotide sequence is from Apium graveolens cultivar Ventura chromosome 4, ASM990537v1, whole genome shotgun sequence.
CTAAATTCACCAACCAATTGATTTGTTTCATCTAACATTGTTATAAAACCTCGTATAACCTCTTTATCAACACTTTGTCGATCCTGAACACTAACCCACTGAAGACAATAATCAACTTCGTTAATGGTGTCATAAATGTAAAGTTGACAAAATTTGGGGGTTTCATTGTCATTCGGTATTAAAGATCCAAAAATATGGTGGTTTTGACCATTTAATCTGTATACATAAGGCGCCCTTCCATTGTTGATTGAATGATCTATGTTACCGCGATAGAAGTGAAGGCAAAAATTGCATTATAGAGTCGTATCAATCTATGAAAAGCAGGACCTTTTTTCTTGTCGTTATATAAATCCAGCAAATACAGAGGGGTGTGAGGGATTGGAGGCAATCTCACTGCACCTTTCATACAACAAAGAGAAAAAGTAGGACATCGTTTAGTCACGTTTTTATTAACCATTTCCTCCTTCCACATCCGAGCATGGCATTTCAAACATATAACGGTAGGAGCACCCAAAGAAGCATACACCTCGAGAATGACACGTCGTCGTACACATTTGTTCTGTGTCAAATGAGATTCTGAATTCATCTCATTAAtactatcttcatcatcactctCATGAGACCCACTAAGATAATTTGCATCATTTGCATTTTTATATTTTAGTGTCACCAAATATAATATGTGAAATTTTGTAGGAGTGCCATCTATGTATTTCTTACCACTTAATTCGCAACCACTTGCTTCATATTCTGATCCATCAGAATCATCATACCACACTGAAGGAGTAACAACATTTGGACCTGCAAGAAAACAGAAAATGGTTATTCACAATTAGGTAACGCATAACCAACAGGAAATGTTACAGAGATAACACCTTCATTAAAGTCATTACTTTCTTCCTCATCATCAGTAACAATATCATCTGCGAATAATTCTCTACCAAACCCAAGAAAATTTTCCTTCCCTTTTCGGTTCAAACGTTCACGTTCATTTAAGGCAACATCATTTTCTGTACTACTAATGGTTGATCGCGGAGAAGCATTTCATATTATGTTGCTTACATATGTTTCATAATTAAAACAACAATTCTTCAGTTCTTCCTGTTACCATAATGATAGAAAGAGAAAAGCTTAACAATTTTCTATGTAATACTTACCTCTGACTATTTTGTTAGGAAATGAAGCGCTACCTAAATTTGTTACATCTGATAAAGGAGTTATGTTGTGACTACCGTCAGGAGGATTCATGTAATTTCCTCTGCTATTTGATCGGGGAGTAACAACTGGACTACTACATTCTACCAACCAAATATTAAACGAATTATTGCATCATAAACATAAAATAGGAGTTGCTTTATAAGAAAAACACAGggtaaaataaaaaagaaacagTACTTGCAGCTGTTTTGTTAAAATTGTTTGACCTAGGTAAGTCACAAACTTTCGTCCTCTTTCCCAACATCCTAACAATATTTGGCGTGGATTCCGTCAATATACCTGCATTACAGACACAACAGTGGGTAGTCACATCTATATAACATCTATATACCTTCTTCGAAATAAATGGTAGGATTATTCACAAACAATTCACAACAGAAGCCTAACTATGGTCGGGGTTTAAATTTTGTAAGAATTAGATTATCTACTTGTAGGTGTTTTATTTTGGCTCCCAATACTAACTATTGTTGGGGTGAACAGAGGTGATCGGTTGGTTTTTGGGGACGGAGTATGAATGTTGGCCATTGATCTTGTTAACACACCAGCAGAATAAACACAAATAGAAGGCGTTAGTTACATTCACATATACGAAGAGATAGTACTCAATAACAACTAACTTACCTGTTCTCGTGCTCCTTATCGAGGAAGAAGATAAACCACTATGATCGGCGACAGTACGGTCAACAACCACATTCTCTTTGTTTCCATTCCACACATTCGTTCTTCTGTAATTCCGACCATAATCTGCATTCAAATCTTCCAGGCTAAATAACTTGTCAGCTTCTTTACCACCCAATccttgtacaattaatcaacctctAATTAAATCATCAACCGGATATTCTATACACAATATATATTGTAAATGAATATGCAGTAGGTAAGGTGCTAGGTCCATATTTGGGATTATCCTAAATAAAGTAATTTGAATTTCAGATTAAAGAGTGAGTAGGGAAAAACCTTGACTTCCAACAGAATCTTAAGAAACTTTCAACAAAAGCTTTCTTCTTCTGTAATATATATGTAATTATGTATCAACAAAAACAAAGCAGTGGCGACATCAGTATTTTTAACAACTTGGAGGGTACAATGCTGGGAAAGGGGTGGAGTTACTATTCAAAAGAGGCGGTAGAAACTATAGATAACCTTAAAAATGAGTATACATTCTAATAAATTCTTGGGGAGAGCGAGAGTCGAACTCAGGATCTGAGATGacaaataataaaattttaatcaTTTGAGTTATCCAATAGTGCTCAAATATACAAATCCACACAATATATACACATAACATATTTAATAGGCAAAATAAAACCCacaaatattatattattatcaACACAGTATACATACATATAAGGAGAATAAGAGTTACCTAAATATTTTGGACACTCGTACAGTTTAAAGACATCTCGATCTTCTTTGTGCCTCATTTCCCCCATACTTTGCTTAATTTAACTTTTGGAAAAATCAAACATTTGTTAATGACAACTCACAGAATGCAATCGGTGTTTAAATAATTAACAACAGTGATGCGTCTGTCTATGATTAAATGTTGATCATTGTTATGTGAACAATTATAATTGAAGCCACTTTCATGCAATTaagattatttaattggatttgcAAACTATTTGTAGTGTTATTGTTCACGTATTGGTGTATTGTTATGACACATTCGTGCACAGAGAACCATAACGTGATTAAATTGAAACTTAGcctaattaatttaaaaaatgatGAAAGGGGATAAAATTTGTTTGTACCAAGATGCTCATATGAATAAATCTATAATTGTAGgctttatttttttttaattttttttgagaaTAAATTACTTGCTTTCATTAAACAGAATCAAAATTTAGGGCATCAACCATAAACTCAGGAGCAGTATCGGTCCACTCATGTGTATCTGACAAGAAATGGGTCGCTCTAGCTAACACGTGAGCTACGCCATTCGCAGATCTATGAACAAACTGCACTAGCACATCACAAAAGTGCTTAAACATGTCTACACAATCACTAACAATAGTGTGGAAATAGCTTCTCCCATTGCTACCTTGACACGCTATTACCAAATCCCTTGCGTCCGATTCAAAAATACATTTCCTGAATCCTTTCTCTAGTACCCAAGATAGAGCTTCTTTTAAGCTCAACGCTTCAGCTTCTTTCGGCTGGCATTCAACAATAAGCCTTCGTCCTTTCGCTCGCAAAAAACGCCCATACTCATCACTAATCAtgttagggggaacacacacaagtatagaaccaaaTAAACAAtacaaaacacacactcaatatatgacgcggaaaaacccacattccaacttgtattattaatcaaaacaattatcaataatacaatcaatctcaccaagcggtattcactcaagcgatacttaagtcaaacaatactcaagcatacatcaaaacaatatcattactatgtatatatagtcatcacaaacttagccaacaagacatacctaatctgattacaataagAATTGTCTACCTGTACAATTATTACtcattcccattataataataattgtcaacacatacaattattacccaactcaattatgttttctatcaccaagaccatactacctattgggtttaaccccaacaaaTCACACTGCCTACTCCAACATGTTTAGTTTCTGCAAAGATAGCCGCATCAATGTTTATTTTTACATACCCTGATGGTGGTGGACTCCATTTCCTCGAGTTCGGCTGCACTACTGGGTTGTTTTTCATTTTTCCTGAATCACCCTTCTCCAGTCATGTAGCAGATTCATGGCCTCTGCTTGGACTCCAAACAAAGACATATAAATCTTCTCCCACACCCACTTGTTCTTGCGGTTCCAAAGGCTCTAACAAAGCATCACTATCTGTACAATCATTTCCCAAGCACATCTGGAGAAGATTCTTGTCAGAGCATCAAAAGCTGTATCATTCTGTCTCACTTGAATAGTAGTCTGCAATCCTGTAGCTGCCCAGACCGACTTTGCAAACGGGCAATTAAATAGTACATGGGTTGCAGTTTCTTTAGTTTCCAAACACCATTTACAACGTACATCAATCTGCACTTGTTTCTCAGTCTAAGTTATCGCTGTCGGTAGGCATGCACGTCATATTCTCCATAGAAAGTTAGTCACCTTACCTGGTATTTTTAGTGTCCATACTTTCTTCCAAAACTCCTTATGTGGCATGACTTGTTCTCCCTGCAGTAAACGATAACAACTTCTAACCGTGAAAATGCCTTCTGTACCAAAACCATGTATCATTTCTGTCTCTTACATGTAATGGTATTTTAAGAATGAGGTCTACATCTCTTGTATTAAAAAGATCACGGAGAATTACACTATCCCAACGTCTTGTATCCTCTTCCATCAGATTGTAAGCAGTAATATCTTCCAGCTCCCGAGGCATACTTGATGTTAAATACCCATTTTCCACACATGGTAGCCAGGGTACTTTCCAAACGAATGTATCGTGGCCATTACCAATTCGCTTCCTACAACCCTGTCGTATGATCTCCTGTAAAGCTAATATGCTTCTCCACATGAAACTTGGATTGGCACCAAGCTTAGCATCTTAAAAATCACAATTGGGAAAATAGCGAGCCTTCATAATATCTGCAACAAGCTGGTTCTCCTTGTTCAACAAACGCCAGCCTTGTTTTGCAAGAATTGAGATATTAAATATTTTTAGATCTATCAACCCCAAGCCTCCCGCTTCTTTTATTACACACAACCTCTCCCATGAGAACCAGTGAACTCCCTTTCCATTCCCACCATTCTCCCACCAAAACTTGTTCATTTGTCTATGAATACCCTCACATATCTCATTAGGCAATAAAAACAGATTCATCCAGAAATTCGGGATAGACTGTGCTGCCGTTTTAAGTAAGGTGAGCTTCCCTGCCTTTGAAATACTCTTATTTCGCCAACCCTGCATCTTCTTCTTCACGCTTTCCGTTACCCCATTAAAGATCTCCATTTTCCTCCTGCCTATGTGCATTGGCAGTCCTAGATAATAGTCTGGGATGTTTACCTCATGTACCTCCGAGATATTGCAGACCAATCTCCTGTTGTTTGGCGTAGTATTTTTACTGAACACCACAGTTGATTTGCTAAAGTTGATAGCTTAACCCGAGATACTCTCATACCTCATCAAAATATTCTTCATAATACTGACCTCTGATTCAGTAGCTAGAAAGAAAAAGTAGGAATTATCGACAAAAAGTAGATGAGATATGGCTGTCGCACATTCATTAATTATGAATTGATTTTTACACAAGGCATATCTGAATATGAGGAGGTAAGTATCTCCTCAATGACGACTGTTCATAGGTATGAAAATGGGTTAATGCAAAAATGTATAATCACTATACAAAAATTTGACTTTTTGTTATATTTTACTAATTACTAAATCAGCTTCAAATCATAACACTATATGTGGTTAACATATCTCAACATGGTCGAAATCATCCATTTTTCGAAGTATGtgtatttatttatattttgtaattCATGGATTTTGTTGGCAAATTAATtcatattattcaattattaattgCAGTATGCTATTAAAGTTATTGTTGATATTCATATTAAATGTGCAGTAAAAGAAATAGAGCGTACACCCTATATGATTATAAGATATGTTTTATTTTTGCATGAGCATGGCGGGAAGATGAAGTACACGATAATCGTATCTTAACCGAGGCTATAACCGAAGGGAATTTGATTTTTTCACATCCAAATGAGAATACATTATATCTTGTAGATTCAAGTTATGCACAAAAAAAATACATGGCTTTGTACTAAGGGTCGAGCATTAGATATCGCCTTGCAAATTGTTATGGAGGTGACGACAACGAACTTATACCACGAAATTCTTAAGTTTAACATATTTATTCTTCTTCTAGAATGGTTACTGAACAATCATTCCAGGTGTGAAAactagatttattattttagcaATATGTCAGTATATAATATAGATAAGCAATTTGATATCGTTCTCACTATGATGATTATTCATAATTATATGAAAATGACAACGTATTTCGAACAACTAAAagataaaattatattttggagTATTCTACTTCAAGAATTTATGTGATGGATAAACGTGGATAGTTATAACTGAATGTGCGTGGATTTCGCCGTGTAATAATATTGTTAATAGTATTCATAATTGAACTAGATGATATAATTTCTCAAATTTATTCGTTTGGTGACTGcgataattttaattttttttaattttgtaaaattatatatttctaaataaaaatattttaatttttataaaatatactTATAAGTCACTTTACTAAACACCTAAATTAACTTAGAAGAGAAACCGTCGAACATAAATTTTAACATTTTCGTTAAAAATTATCTATCACTTACAAGTCAGTTATTATATTTAAGTTATAActaatttcttttaaaattttacGAACAAGTTACATATGTTACAAATTTCCCCTTTTTATCAAAAAATTAACTTAAAAACAAAACggataataaaaaatttattacactaagtaaaataaatataaaaaacaGTTGATAGTCAAGTACGTACTCACGTAACTTACGTGAGTTCAAcgttcaattttttttaaatatatatgcGCAATAtgtattattataattatataacgTATTGATGGATATTTTTCtctatttaaaaatatattataccttgtttaaataaaaattaaactaattactaataattttttttattattggaaattaaaaccgaaccgaatctgaaattaatatttctaaaaccctGAAGCGATATAGTAGGGCCTAAGCTTCTGTTCTAAATAATTAGGGTTTAAATGTTTCTCTAAACTCCGGCTAGTAACGGCGGCGCCACCGGCGAATCTAATCAGGTATCTCATTCTCATCATATCATTTTATCACTCTTCAATTTCTAATCTCTGTTTTTGATTTTTTCAATTTCGAATCAAAATGAATATAAATGACTGTGCGTGTAACTGTGTGTAAATTCGTGAAATGTAATGACGATTTCGCGGTTTGAACCTCGATATTCAGTTTGTTATGCAATGATTCATGTGAAAGTAGCTGATCTGTGTTTTGATTTACGAAATGTGATTGCTGTTGTGTGTATCGAAACTCAAAAGTCAGGGTTTATGGTTTTGCTATACATAAATGTATGCTCTCGGAGAATTTTATTCGTTTATTGGGATTAATATTGATATGTCGAGGTTCGAAAGCTAGGGTTCATTGTTTAGCTAAACATATACGGTTAAACCTCGATAAATGTATGCTCGTGGAGAATTTTTATTCGTTTATTGAgattattattgttatgtatgaGGTAAAGATAGACAAGTATGAATTTATCCAGGTTATGTATTGATTACGTGAGCATATATATGTTATTGTAGATTTTACTTGACTATCGTGAAAATTGGATATAGTGATGTGTTAATTGTTAGAAGTTTTGATTGTATTATTACATGGAAGGGTGCGTGCAATTAGAAGTTGTGAATTTTAAGAAGTGACTTGTGTTTTTTTTTGTCTCATTTTGTCTATGTAGCTCGGAAATTATGGTGGATTTTTGAATTGATAATTAAGCCAGACCCACTAGCCAGAGTGTGAAATTAATCTCACTAAAAGGGAATTTGATTTTTTCACATCCAAATGAGAATACATTATATCTTGTAGATTCAAGCTTTTGGTAATTGTTGTTGCAGAAATATGAGCAAGTTGCGAGGAGTTTCGTATGTTTTGACGTGTTCTCGTCATATTCGAAGCGCACAGTTGTGTAGATCGGTGTCTGATTTCCCATTTCATAGACCGTTAGTTACTTTTAGGCCTCATTTACAAGATGTAGTACCCCGGGTTCCTGATTCTCTGTGTGGAACACGGTCTTTCTGCAATAATGCTGCGTCGATCCCACTATCGCTTCAGGCACATGTGGAAAGACAGAAGCAGAAGGAGAGGGAAGAGAGGATCCGAATGGGGTTGGATACTGCAGACATTGATGCTGAGGATAATGAGGATTACTTGGGCGTAGGCCCGCTTATTGATAAGCTCGAGAAAGAGAAGATTAAACACCCTCCAAATCCTGACATAGACATGATGTTCGAAGAGCCCACAGACTCTGAGAGCGATGAAGATGATGACAGATTTTCTCCTGAAGCTGTTCAGAAGAGATCTGATGATTTTGAAAGGAAGTTCGAGCGCCATAAAGAGATTATTAAAAATTTCACGGATGCTAGTAACCTTCTAAATTCACTTTTTTTTTGGGTTTAATATGGTCATGTACTCTTGCTGTTGAATGACTACTTTCGCTATCGTGGTTTTGTGTTTGTGTTAAACTTAAGCTTAAGCTGCAAAATCTCAGTGAGGTTCGAAGTTAAAGTCCTCTACTGTTCTGTAAATTGATTGGCTTCTGTTCTGTGCAGAGACTCTTGATGAATCTTTTAAATGGATGAATAGACTTGACAAATTTGAGCAAAAGCACTTTAAGCTTCGTCCTGAGTATATAGTAATTGGTGAATTGATGAACAGACTGAAGGTGGCTACTGGGAAGGATAAatttcttctccaacaaaaattGAACAGGGCAATGCGTTTGGTGGATTGGAAGGAAGCTTATGACCCAAATAATCCTGCCAATTATGGGGTATTCCAGCATGAAGATGAAGCTGCTATTGAGAATGAGGAATTGGAGAAGGAACAATTGATGCGACGAGCTCAACTTGATGACGACGATGACATGGAATTTGACAGCATGAAAGAGAGGGATGATATACTGTTGGAGAAACTTGAAGCTATTGATAAAGAACTCGAAATCAAGCTTGGGGACTTGGATCATActttcggaaagaaaggaaaggtCCTAGAGGAGGAGATCAGAGATCTTGCTGAAGAGAGGAACTCCTTGACTGAGCAGAAGAGAAGGCCTCTTTACAGAAAAGTAAGCGATTTGCTATTTTTCCAATTATTCATACATGGACATGTTCCCGAATACCTTTTTCCTGTTGATATCTCTGCATCATACTAATTGGATCAATTGGACATTTTGTTGAATATGAAGTGTAGTGCTCTAGAAATTTATTCCCGCCTATCTTAATTTAAAGTATTAGTATATTCAAAAAAACACAATTTTTTTGTACATGGCTCTTGTAAGTGTTTTTATTAATGTAGTCTCCCATATGGCCATATCATTGTCACTTTCTGTCAGTCATTTTATCCAGGATCGGGGTTGCAACCTCCTCACTACTGCTCCTAATTTATAATCTTGTCGAATTATTTTTTCCTTTCTGAGTTTGGTAGCTGGAACCTAGTTCAGAATTGAAAGAGCGCCTACTTGGAACAAATAGAGTCTGAATTATGCTGTATGCAACATTATGGGGGCATTTCTAATGTTTAGTATAATTAAGATATTAAATTGTTTCCTTACATGTCATATGAGGTAGGAACAGTAATAAATAATAATGGTTTTACAGCAGAATTGAAATGGTGATTAGGAGTGCTTTATTGTTGAGTATGCCTAACATGAATTTTGTTAAAGTTCTAATATGTAAAAATGATACCTAACGTCAACCGCGCATGCTCTATGAAATGATTTTTTTAGGACTTTTTAGGTGTGATATCCTATATTACGTAGCATTTTAGGACACATGACTTCATATTTAACATCAACTTTTTTTGTCATTTCAGAGTGCACTTTTTAGGTTTGCCTTGACATATATCTCAATCTCATAGTTTAGGCTAGCTGAAAACAAGCATTCAAAGTTAAGTTAGAAACTTTTATGTGATCAAGCTGAGGCTTGGCCTTTTTAGTTTAGACTTCGGAGTAAAGAAATTACCCGTGATGTTTTTTTTTTTTGCCATAAAAATTACCCATGATGTTACTGCAGGGCTATAGTATATTTAGATATGGACGCCAAGTCTGAAGCTTCTAGTTATATTTATCTTTAGCATGGATTAAAACTGTTCTCAGTTTATGAACTATTGTTTTGGTGACAACTTTGGCTCTATATTTCTCCGTGTTCCAATTTATTGAGTCCCCAATCTACTATATCAgctataataattatttattaattttaggTATTGGTCAACTAACATTTCAAATAATGGTTCTTGTAATGTTTTCATATAATTCTAATGTATTTTTAGAATTTGCCTTTCACATGAACTTATGTTTAACATTTTTAATAAGCTTTCTTTATTTGTCTTGTATGTATTGTGCCTTAAAGAGTTGAAGGTTTAGATCGGTTTAAGATTATAGATTCTTAAATTGGCCTTGTCCTAAGTTGCTTCTCTTTTTCCTAGATAAAAACTTTGGGTCCTATCTCCTTATATATCGACCTAAACTCATCTCTCCTATTCGAAGTATTCTCTAAAGTTTCATCATAGATTAACTGCAGAGTTTAGAAGTCTTCTTAATTGTATTGGGTGTTCTAGTTCAAGGCCTCAAAAGCTCACATCAATTGGTTATCCAAATAGTTTTGTCTTCGAAGTATGGCCAAATAAACAAGTTAATCAAGCTCTTGCTTGGTTTCGGGAAATGTTTGGTTGACTTTTATGATGTTCAAATTAACCCTAGGTTTCATAAGATTATAGCATTGCTATCGAAGTTTAAATTTCACTTGGTCAGAAGTTAAAGAAATTAAAGGTTTCAACTTATAAGCATGACTTAGCGATCCAGCTTAGTGCCATATGTATAGGTAGGTTTGCTTCAAGAAATTTTGTCAAAATCGATTTTTATGTTAAGAATTCTGTGATGAATGAGAAGCTTCTTTTGCCCTAAAGGGATTAATAATAAAGGTCATTGATGAATTTTGTTTTTTTAACTATTATGTCATCTCTATTAGGAGTTTTTTGAGAATAATGTGTAGTGTATCAAATCATGGATGGATCATTAGTAtgcatatatatgtgtgtgtgcaTGGACGTTTGAAAATTTATCATCACTGTCATAGCCATTGACTTTATAAACTTGTTGCAGGGTTTTGATGTGAAAATAATCGATGTCAATCGAACTTGTAAAGTCACAAAGGTAAAACTTGCTTCTCCGCGTCTTACCGTATTTATAATTAATCTGCTCATGTTGCGATCGTTGTTATAGGGAGGTCAAGTCGTAAAATACACTGCAATGTTAGCCTGCGGTAACTACCATGGTGTTATTGGTTTTGCTAAAGCAAAAGGGCCCGCAATTCCCGTTGCCATTCAGAAGGTATGGGGTGTTTTTACTTAATTGTTAATGATTTATTAGCTTACAATATAGCAGTTAGTAGCTTATTGGGCAAATTGCTGTAATAAGGATGGTTGTTTATTGGTCAAGTCAAATTCCTAATTATGTGGATATACCATATTCCTCAATTTCTTCTATATGCACATTAGTCCTCGTGTTACTTGCGTTCTTGATACGAAGACTTGATGAGGAGAATTTGAAAGGCTTCATTTTGCATTTTGGTATCTATTTAGTTTTGCTCTATTACATTTGATTAGATCACATCATATGAATACATCAAATTTCCAATTGAGTATTCACATAAGAGTAGTGCTGGAGGTACCAAAACAGCTCCCAAAAAACACATGGCATGTTTTCATTGGTGGGACTCATATTAACACACTTGGGGTCCTTTACATTTATGAGAATCAACCAATCACAAACCAACACCTCATTTTTTGGGAAAGTTTTGGGAATTTTTTTTGGTACCTCTAGAATTACTCTTTCATATAAACATCCATTAAGTATTTATATTGTATTTATAATTTGCTGATCTGATTTTGTAACAGGCGCATGAGAAATGCTTTCAAAATCTCCATTATATAGAGCGTCACGAGGAACACACAATTGCACATGCAGTGCAAACATCATATAAGAAAACCAAGGTATTCAATCATTTggtatttttatatatatttatgtgtgtgtATAATATCATTGTGAGAGAAAGGACCTTTTGGTTTGTTATCGTGTAACAGTAGCTGAGCTGTCAATTTGTCCCATATCTGCAGGTTTATCTTTGGCCTGGCCCAACTACTACCGGAATGAAAGCGGGGCGAATTGTACAAACTGTGTTAAATTTAGCTGGCTTTAAAAATGTAAAATCTAAGGTATGGAATCCCAATTTGTGTATTCACGATGTTTCCTAAAAATGGCATAGTGCTGTTGTTTTTAAAATAAGTGTCATGTAGGTTGTTGGATCAAGGAATCCTCATAACACAGTTAAAGCTCTTTTTAAGGCTCTAAATGCAGTAAGTACCTTCAGTACAGTGTTATTACCAGTTCATAATTGTTTTGATCTGTATTTTTGCTAATTATTTTTCCTTCATATAATCAGATTGAAACCCCTAGAGATGTCCAGCAGAAGTTTGGGCGGACTGTTGTTGAGTCGTACTTGCTGTGATAGGTAGGAGAATGCTGTTAATAGTTTACTGATAAATCAGTCATCAAATTTATCCCTTTTGCAATACATGAATGCTTCAGTGTTTTTGTCTTTTAAGGCAACACCATTATTTAAACATTAGAAGAAACAGAAAACTGATTTACCTACACTGATCCTTCACAATATCCAGGTAATCATGATCTAAATCTCGAGCATGCCTAGCAACTGACCGATAGAAATTTTTGAAGGGAAACTTGAAAGGCCCTTGGTTACTTGGACCACGGCATTAAAGTCAGCTCAGAATACGCAGTTTACATATGGAG
It contains:
- the LOC141721718 gene encoding uncharacterized protein LOC141721718, with translation MSKLRGVSYVLTCSRHIRSAQLCRSVSDFPFHRPLVTFRPHLQDVVPRVPDSLCGTRSFCNNAASIPLSLQAHVERQKQKEREERIRMGLDTADIDAEDNEDYLGVGPLIDKLEKEKIKHPPNPDIDMMFEEPTDSESDEDDDRFSPEAVQKRSDDFERKFERHKEIIKNFTDAKTLDESFKWMNRLDKFEQKHFKLRPEYIVIGELMNRLKVATGKDKFLLQQKLNRAMRLVDWKEAYDPNNPANYGVFQHEDEAAIENEELEKEQLMRRAQLDDDDDMEFDSMKERDDILLEKLEAIDKELEIKLGDLDHTFGKKGKVLEEEIRDLAEERNSLTEQKRRPLYRKGFDVKIIDVNRTCKVTKGGQVVKYTAMLACGNYHGVIGFAKAKGPAIPVAIQKAHEKCFQNLHYIERHEEHTIAHAVQTSYKKTKVYLWPGPTTTGMKAGRIVQTVLNLAGFKNVKSKVVGSRNPHNTVKALFKALNAIETPRDVQQKFGRTVVESYLL